CCTCATCTAACGGAAGAATGCAGGCACCGATTTCCGATGGAGCCGTATCTTCGAAAATTAAGATTGCGCGAACCTCTTCCTCTGCCTCTTCCAAGTAAATCTCTTCCTGACTAGCGATCTCCTCGTAGTATTCGTCGAGGTCATTTGAACCGTCGTAACCGTTTCTATTGTCGCTTGACATCGTGATCACACTCCCAGGCTTGTCTCGATGTAAAAACCGATCAGGAGCTGCTTTTGTGACAGTCCTTTGTCACATTCAAGAGGATTATTCGGTCATAAGGGCGAGGATCGAAGCGCAGTGATGCACTTGCTGTTGGCAAGCGAAGAACTGGTGAGCGACGCCGTCGCACCCTGACCACCATCCCGGACCGAAAGGAGACTCGCGATGTCACTGTCCAAAGAGGTGAAAGGACTTGGAATGCCCTGGGAGGAGCAGTACGGCTACGCCCAAGCCATAAAGGTAGGTGACACGATCTACATCTCCGGCCAGCTCAGCCATGACGACCAAGGAAACATGGTTGCCCCTGCGCCTTTAGATGGCACGGGTCGGATCGTCGACCACTCAAACATGGAAGCACAAATGCGCCAAGCGTATGCGAATGCAAAGAAGATTCTTCACCAGTTCGGTGCGACTTTGGAAAACGTCGTTGAGGAGGTTCTTTACGTCACGGATATGGAAAGAGCTTTCGGGGTGGCGGGAATCGTTCGAAAGGAAGCGTACGGGGCGAACAAACCAGCGGTGGCAAGCACCATCTTGGTGACACCTCGGCTGGCACTCCCAAATCAGCTCATCGAAATCAAGCTCGTTGCCAAGATGCGATAAGATCACGAGTGAACATCGGTATTGCAATCAGCGGGCAAGTGAGACCGCCAACGATTTCAAGGTACGATCAACTATGAACCCCGCCGTCAATTCAGGTCGCAATCAATGCCCATCACCTGCACGAGCTAAAGTGCCAATCGATGCGCCGCTGGGCCCCGCAGCGTATGGAAGGATGTTCCCAGAATTGGCGCCGTTTGAAGCTGATGAGCAATTCCTACATGCTCTTGGTCGGTTAGGTGGTGTTTGCGATTGCGGAGATATCGATGATTCTGCCGATTCATTAGGGGAAACCGCCGCTGGTTGGCCTATCTTGGGTCAATTTGTCGCTCACGACATTACGGCTGACCGATCCAGTTTGCGATCCGATGTCGACACTTCAGAGCTACGCAATGCTCGCAGGCCGCAACTAAATCTTGAATGCCTCTATGGCGATGGACCGACCGGCCATCCATTTCTTTACCAACGCGACGATCCTGCAAAGTTCCTGCTAGGTGCAGATGGATTAGACGTGCAACGAAATGCTGAGGGCACTGCAGTCATCAGCGACCCACGTAATGATTCGCACACGCTGATTTCCCAGATGCATTTGGCGATGCTTAAAGCGCATAACGCCTTCGTCGATGAACTCCGTCTGGACGGAGTACGGGATGATCGGGTATTCGACGAAGCATGCCGGCTGTTACGTTGGCACTATCAGTGGAGCATTTTGAATGAGTTTCTGCCCACTCTCGTTGGAAGTTTGCTTGTCGATCAGGTGCTTAAAGAGGGGCCGAAATGGTTCCATCCTTCTCACGATGGATACATACCGCTCGAGTTTGCCGATGCAGCTTACCGGTATGGCCATTCACAAATTCGTTGCCGGTACCGGTTGAACTTGCACACAGATCCCGTACCGCTCTTTCCTGATCTCCTGGGATTCCGTGCGGTACCGCGGGACCGGCTCGTCGACTGGGCATTGTTCTTCGACGTGCCTGGGAAAGCGCCGGCACAGCGCTCCAAAAAGATCGATGGAAAGCTCGTGCGATCCCTGATCGAGTTGCCTGTAGCCGTCACTGGGCAGTGCGAAATCGAGGACTATCATTCGCTCGCTGTTCGTGACCTGCAACGAGGGCAGGGTGTCAGACTACCGTCCGGAGAGGCTGTAGCCCGTCACCTCGGGGTTATTCCTCTTAACGCGAAGCAGGTTGGCATCGACTCCGTGGGCTGGCAAGGCGAAACCCCCCTCTGGTACTACATTCTCCGCGAGGCTGACGTCTGTACGGGAGGTCATCGACTCGGTCCCGTAGGTGGCCTGATTGTAACGGAGGTATTGGTTGGGCTGATCGACGCAGATGAAACATCGTTTCGCCGTAACGAAAAGGAATGGCGCCCCCTAAAAACCATCGCAGAGTTGCTGAGCGCTTAGTAAGGATTTTCGCGCTTACCTCCACTGCAGTCGTAACTCCCTCCAAACAGTCTCCCTCCCGACGCCTCGATTTTTATCCGGTTACTTCAACAACATCACGTCACGAAACGCTGTGACGTTTGGTCTTAGCAGATACAAGAGACTGATGGCAGCCAAATGCCGTCGCGAAGACTGAAGGAGTATCCAAATGAAAATCGTAGTTATCGGCGGCACTGGCCTCATCGGGTCAAAGCTTGTCAAAATCCTTCGTGAGCAGGGCCACGAGGCAGTGGCGGCTGCGCCTAACTCAGGTGTCAACACCCTGACCGGCGAGGGCCTGGCCGAAGTGCTGAAAGGCGCTTCGGTGGTAGTTGACGTATCGAATTCTCCGAATTGGGAGGAGTCGGCTGTACTGAACTTCTTTGTAACCTCAACTCGCAACCTGCTGAGCTATGAAGCAGTGGCAGGCGTCAAACATCACGTTGCATTGTCCGTTGTAGGAACACAGCAACTCTTCGAGAGCGCTTATTTTCGTGCCAAGATCGCACAAGAGAGGCTGATCGAACAAGGCTCGATTCCCTACACCATTGTCCACGCGACGCAGTTCTTCGAGTTCGTGAAGGGAATTGCCGATATTTCGATGGTTGGCGACAAGGTTCATCTGCCTCCAGTGCTTTTCCAGCCAATGTCAGCCGACGATGTCGCGAGTGCCGTCGCCAGCGTCGCCCTGGAGCCACCGCTCAACAGCACAGTCGAAATCGGTGGGCCGGAACAGTTTCGTCTGGATGAACTCGTTCGCCGGCGCCTGGCGCAGCTAGGAGACCGACGCGACGTCATCGCCGATCCGAGTGCGACTTACTCCGGGGCAAGGGTGAAGGATAAGACGCTTGTACCGGGCAGCGGTGCGCGACTCAGCAAAACAACCTTCGATACCTGGGTCAAAGAATCTGAAGCAAAAACTGCAAGCTCCAAATCTTCGGCGGCATGACGACTCGCGGAATACCCAGGACAAGTAACCGAGCACCCACGCCTAATGAAAGGATAACTATGAAGTTCAAAAAAATGGTCTTGGCCTTGACGTTCCTGACGGCTGCCACGCTGGTAGCCCAAGAGGCAAAGGTCACCACACTCATGTCTAAGGACCTGAAGGAATCTCCCGGAAAACAGGGCTTGATGCTGATGATCGAATATCCGCCGGGCAGCACTGACCCGGTCCATCGGCACAACGCACATGGGTTTATCTACGTCCTGGAAGGTTCGATCGTGATGCAGGTGAGAGGTGGTCAAGAGGTGACACTCACACGCGGCCAAACCTTCTATGAAGGCCCAGACGATGTTCACGTCGTTGGACGAAACGCAAGTAAAACCAAGCCGGCAAGATTCGTCGTGTTCTTCGTGAAGGACAAAGACGCTCCAGTGCTGGTACCCGCTGACTAAGTTCTCAAAACCCACGAGCAGTACCGCTCGCGAAAACTTTAGGAGAGATCACATGAGCACAATCACGGTGAAAGACGGCACGACCATTTACTACAAGGACTGGGGCAAAGGCCCGGTCGTCACCTTCTCACATGGATGGCCGCTGAGTTCCGACGCGTGGGACGGCCAGCTTCTGTTCCTGGCCCAGAACGGCTTTCGCGTTATTGCCCACGACCGGCGTGGCCATGGTCGTTCCAGCCAGGCTTGGGGCGGGAACGATATGAACGGTTACGCGGATGATCTAGCAGCTCTCATCGAGAAGCTGGATCTCAAAGACGTGACACTGGTGGGTCATTCCACTGGTGGAGGTGAAGTCGCACGTTATATTGGACGCCACGGTACCGCGCGGGTTGCTGCAGCCGTTCTGATCGCGGCAGTACCGCCAGGCTTGGTAAAGTCCGCTTCCAACCCGCAAGGAATCCCTATCGAGGTGTTCGACGGACTACGCAGCAGTCTTATCAAGGACCGCTCGCAGTTTTACAAAGACTTCGCCCTCATGTTTTACGGTGCAAATCGAGCGGGTGCAAGCGTGTCCCAGGGAACGCTTGATCAGTTCTGGTTATGGAGCATGCAGG
This portion of the Terriglobales bacterium genome encodes:
- a CDS encoding Rid family hydrolase, giving the protein MSLSKEVKGLGMPWEEQYGYAQAIKVGDTIYISGQLSHDDQGNMVAPAPLDGTGRIVDHSNMEAQMRQAYANAKKILHQFGATLENVVEEVLYVTDMERAFGVAGIVRKEAYGANKPAVASTILVTPRLALPNQLIEIKLVAKMR
- a CDS encoding peroxidase family protein, with translation MGQFVAHDITADRSSLRSDVDTSELRNARRPQLNLECLYGDGPTGHPFLYQRDDPAKFLLGADGLDVQRNAEGTAVISDPRNDSHTLISQMHLAMLKAHNAFVDELRLDGVRDDRVFDEACRLLRWHYQWSILNEFLPTLVGSLLVDQVLKEGPKWFHPSHDGYIPLEFADAAYRYGHSQIRCRYRLNLHTDPVPLFPDLLGFRAVPRDRLVDWALFFDVPGKAPAQRSKKIDGKLVRSLIELPVAVTGQCEIEDYHSLAVRDLQRGQGVRLPSGEAVARHLGVIPLNAKQVGIDSVGWQGETPLWYYILREADVCTGGHRLGPVGGLIVTEVLVGLIDADETSFRRNEKEWRPLKTIAELLSA
- a CDS encoding SDR family oxidoreductase — translated: MKIVVIGGTGLIGSKLVKILREQGHEAVAAAPNSGVNTLTGEGLAEVLKGASVVVDVSNSPNWEESAVLNFFVTSTRNLLSYEAVAGVKHHVALSVVGTQQLFESAYFRAKIAQERLIEQGSIPYTIVHATQFFEFVKGIADISMVGDKVHLPPVLFQPMSADDVASAVASVALEPPLNSTVEIGGPEQFRLDELVRRRLAQLGDRRDVIADPSATYSGARVKDKTLVPGSGARLSKTTFDTWVKESEAKTASSKSSAA
- a CDS encoding cupin domain-containing protein, which translates into the protein MKFKKMVLALTFLTAATLVAQEAKVTTLMSKDLKESPGKQGLMLMIEYPPGSTDPVHRHNAHGFIYVLEGSIVMQVRGGQEVTLTRGQTFYEGPDDVHVVGRNASKTKPARFVVFFVKDKDAPVLVPAD
- a CDS encoding alpha/beta hydrolase, whose amino-acid sequence is MSTITVKDGTTIYYKDWGKGPVVTFSHGWPLSSDAWDGQLLFLAQNGFRVIAHDRRGHGRSSQAWGGNDMNGYADDLAALIEKLDLKDVTLVGHSTGGGEVARYIGRHGTARVAAAVLIAAVPPGLVKSASNPQGIPIEVFDGLRSSLIKDRSQFYKDFALMFYGANRAGASVSQGTLDQFWLWSMQGGLENIHDSIKAFSETQFTEDLNKFDIPTLLMHGEDDQIVPIDDSSRRSAKLIKGVQEIYYPGLPHGLTATHPDRVNADLLKFLNSVQKARKTAA